The proteins below come from a single Malus domestica chromosome 03, GDT2T_hap1 genomic window:
- the LOC139194866 gene encoding DELLA protein RGL1-like: MANAFFSFTPFDFGVLGGGSGLTSQLENYEKEDQELKGKPDHLFGIEELGLGEMEKLSHLSKDQQQSKASYLMLDNFSFDTGCSEHDLQRSSSKCEKARSHVSKDHDHRHYQQQNQHYQQPSKSNYSDWDNFTFDSAFPSTQPIQDATNELTYSQIGESDIAETNKQMPHQSSLAVLELLNNYGSAFKNLRGDRLSNRCNEAEASSFSIQQKLSTEEIMRVAGARYVQFSNQGYGDFFMPLHPFGYALSGLSEEETKDVELAHIFLAAAEKVGYQQFERANRLLLRCEFAASFKVNPVQRVVFYFAKALRERIDKETGNSMYKGNEMSTYSNGLSTNLTTLAFYQDTPFHSVMQYPGIQVILESVVLESKVHLIDLEIRSGVHWSGLMEVLVGREECPIELLTITAVGVTGKQKIEETGRRLASVAEALNLPFQFKAVIVTDMEDVKDQLFDVKDDEAVVVYAPLILRTMISRSSCLENLMRVVRNLTPCVIVVIEVEANHNSPSFVNRFIDALFYYSAFFDCLETCVKQEKNRVLMEELLHEGIRNIVVAEGSERVVRSVTMEVWRAFFARFRMVEINLSNAALYQARLVAKKFGSPPCTLDRNGKCLIVGWKGTPIHSLSAWKFT, translated from the coding sequence ATGGCGAATGCATTCTTCTCCTTCACACCCTTTGATTTTGGAGTCCTCGGCGGCGGCAGTGGTTTGACTTCCCAGCTGGAAAATTATGAGAAGGAAGATCAGGAGCTCAAGGGGAAGCCAGACCATTTGTTTGGGATAGAAGAATTAGGGCTGGGAGAGATGGAAAAGTTATCTCATTTGTCCAAAGATCAACAACAATCCAAGGCAAGTTATTTGATGTTGGATAATTTCAGTTTCGATACAGGTTGTTCCGAACATGATCTCCAACGTTCCAGCAGCAAGTGCGAGAAAGCACGATCTCATGTTTCCAAAGATCACGACCACCGCCACTACCAACAACAAAATCAACATTACCAACAACCATCCAAGTCAAATTACTCCGATTGGGATAATTTCACCTTTGATTCTGCCTTCCCATCCACGCAACCAATCCAGGACGCGACAAATGAGCTCACGTACAGCCAAATAGGAGAATCAGACATTGCGGAGACCAACAAGCAAATGCCCCATCAGTCTTCCTTAGCTGTGTTGGAGCTCCTAAACAACTACGGCAGTGCGTTCAAGAATCTGAGGGGAGACAGATTAAGCAACAGATGCAATGAAGCTGAAGCCTCCTCGTTTTCGATCCAACAAAAATTGTCAACCGAGGAGATCATGAGGGTTGCCGGAGCAAGGTATGTGCAATTCTCTAATCAAGGATATGGCGATTTTTTCATGCCTTTGCACCCGTTTGGCTACGCGCTTTCGGGTCTATCtgaagaagaaacgaaagaTGTGGAGCTTGCTCACATCTTTTTAGCTGCAGCAGAGAAGGTAGGCTACCAACAATTTGAGCGCGCAAACCGCCTGCTTCTTCGTTGCGAATTTGCTGcctccttcaaagtcaaccctGTCCAGAGGGTTGTTTTCTATTTTGCCAAGGCGCTTCGTGAGAGGATCGACAAGGAAACGGGGAACAGCATGTATAAGGGGAATGAAATGTCTACTTATAGTAATGGACTAAGCACAAACCTTACAACTCTTGCATTCTACCAAGATACCCCTTTTCATTCAGTTATGCAGTACCCAGGAATCCAAGTAATACTCGAAAGCGTAGTCTTGGAAAGCAAGGTTCATTTGATTGATCTCGAAATCAGAAGCGGAGTGCACTGGTCAGGGCTGATGGAAGTGCTTGTAGGGCGCGAGGAGTGCCCCATTGAGCTCCTTACAATAACTGCAGTGGGAGTGACGGGCAAGCAGAAGATCGAGGAGACAGGAAGGAGGCTGGCAAGCGTCGCAGAGGCCTTGAACTTACCCTTTCAATTCAAGGCAGTGATTGTGACAGACATGGAAGATGTCAAGGACCAATTGTTTGATGTCAAGGATGACGAAGCTGTGGTGGTTTACGCGCCTTTAATACTAAGGACAATGATTTCGAGGTCAAGTTGCTTGGAAAATCTGATGAGGGTGGTGAGAAATCTCACCCCTTGTGTAATAGTGGTGATTGAGGTGGAGGCCAACCACAATTCACCGTCATTTGTGAACCGATTCATCGATGCGCTGTTTTATTACAGTGCATTTTTCGACTGCCTAGAGACTTGCGTGAAGCAGGAGAAGAACAGAGTGCTGATGGAGGAGTTGTTACATGAGGGAATACGAAACATTGTGGTGGCGGAGGGGAGTGAAAGGGTTGTGAGAAGCGTGACGATGGAGGTGTGGAGAGCCTTCTTTGCAAGGTTTAGAATGGTGGAAATCAACTTAAGTAATGCAGCTTTGTACCAAGCTAGGTTGGTGGCTAAAAAGTTTGGAAGCCCTCCTTGCACACTTGATAGGAATGGGAAATGTCTTATTGTTGGGTGGAAAGGAACCCCAATCCATTCACTTTCGGCTTGGAAGTTTActtga
- the LOC103432626 gene encoding histone-lysine N-methyltransferase EZA1 isoform X1, whose amino-acid sequence MSRTGTMLSQASNSATELTKFHGEDPSDGIGSLEQKMHQLKLQIQAERVISVKEKVKKNREKVEGYVSKIISETSRANLNASSSEQNGSFKLFSSRIEQPLCKISGFAQGYGEKNWIENQEVLFSSSTKLPLVDKIPPYTTWIFLDRNQRMAEDQSVVGRRRIYYDEDGSEALVYSGSDDEAEEPEKVKHEFSAGEDRILLMAFQEHGLGEEVVEVVREFIGVPILEILDRYNTIKERNREKREPDGCISLDKSLSAALDSFDNLFCRRCLVFDCRLHGCSQPLIYPSEKSQWSGHDENQEPCSDQCYLRLSIVTSERESAPGSSISAERPSSHGYTDLTHNERSIPGDAETTTSETIQCSHILKMHNENTGKRKVMKHTDKVAKDLTIVPDDFHGSSKKQKRLDALDLVTATSEPIPVRVHISRGEPRDVAEVPELRQTSNSTRGQVEGMCSSSEWKPVEKDLYMKGLQIFGRNSCLIARNLLSGLRTCKEVSSYMHNSGSSMPNRSVVEPSSFMEDNVKADLDQTEQEMSSKPRLLRRRGKARRLKYSWKSAGHPTMWKRIADGKNDSLKLYTPCECQSMCGKECSCMSNGTCCEKYCGCSKSCKNRFRGCHCAKSQCRSRQCPCFAAGRECDPDVCRHCWISCGDGSLGEPPKQGDSQCGNMRLLLRQQQRILLGKSDVAGWGAFLKNPVNKNDYLGEYTGEIISHQEADKRGKIYDRVNSSFLFDLNEQYVLDAYRKGDKLKFANHSSNPNCHAKVMLVAGDHRVGIFAKEHIDAGEELFYDYCYLSEAAPVWAQKPEGSKRDDSSVSRGRAKKHQAL is encoded by the exons ATGAGCAGAACAGGGACGATGCTGTCCCAAGCTTCCAACTCTGCAACTGAACTCAca AAATTCCATGGAGAAGATCCGAGTGATGGCATCGGAAGTTTGGAGCAGAAGATGCACCAGCTCAAGTTGCAAATTCAAGCAGAGAGGGTGATATCAGTAAAA GAAAAAGTTAAGAAGAACAGGGAGAAGGTAGAAGGTTATGTTTCGAAAATTATATCGGAGACATCAAGAGCGAATTTGAATGCTTCGTCATCAGAGCAAAATGGGAGCTTTAAATTGTTTTCTTCAAGAATTGAACAGCCTCTCTGCAAAATCAGTGGATTTGCGCAGGGATATGGTGAGAAAAACTGGATTGAGAATCAAGAGGTGTTATTCTCATCCAGTACCAAGCTCCCACTTGTTGACAAGATACCGCCTTATACAACTTGGATCTTCTTGGACAG AAATCAAAGAATGGCTGAAGACCAATCAGTAGTTGGGAGGAGGCGTATTTACTACGATGAAGATGGCAGTGAAGCTCTTGTCTACAGTGGCAGTGATGATGAGGCAGAAGAACCCGAAAAAGTAAAACATGAATTTTCTGCGGGCGAAGATCGAATTCTGTT GATGGCCTTTCAGGAGCATGGCCTAGGCgaggaagtagtggaagttgtGAGGGAGTTTATTGGAGTCCCCATTTTGGAAATCCTG GACCGTTATAACACAATCAAGGAAAGGAACCGCGAGAAACGTGAACCCGATGGGTGCATTTCTCTTGATAAGAGTCTTAGTGCTGCCTTAGATTCTTTCGATAACCTTTTCTGTCGCCGTTGCTTG GTGTTTGATTGTCGTTTGCATGGATGTTCTCAACCTTTAATATATCCT AGTGAAAAGTCGCAGTGGTCCGGTCATGACGAGAACCAGGAACCTTGCAGTGATCAATGTTACCTCAGG TTGAGTATAGTAACATCTGAGAGAGAAAGTGCTCCAGGATCATCCATTAGTGCCGAGCGACCAAGTTCTCATGGCTATACAGACCTCACACACAACGAAAGAAGCATTCCTGGAGATGCTGAGACTACAACTTCAGAAACCATTCAGTGTTCTCATATCCTGAAGATGCACAATGAAAATACAGGGAAGCGCAAGGTCATGAAGCATACAGATAAAGTGGCAAAGGACCTAACTATAGTACCTGATGATTTCCACGGTTCTTCTAAGAAACAAAAGAGATTGGATGCTTTGGATTTGGTAACTGCAACTAGTGAACCTATCCCTGTTCGGGTTCACATTTCCAGAGGTGAACCAAGAGATGTAGCCGAAGTGCCCGAACTGAGGCAAACATCCAATTCTACACGTGGACAAGTTGAGGGGATGTGTAGCAGCTCTGAGTGGAAACCAGTGGAGAAAGATTTATACATGAAGGGACTACAGATATTTGGGAGAAACAG TTGCCTCATAGCGAGGAACTTACTCTCCGGATTGAGGACGTGTAAGGAAGTGTCTAGTTACATGCATAATTCTGGATCTTCAATGCCTAACAGATCTGTGGTTGAACCATCGTCATTTATGGAAGACAATGTGAAAGCTGATTTGGATCAGACA GAACAAGAGATGTCGTCAAAGCCACGGTTACTTCGTAGAAGGGGAAAAGCACGGAGGCTGAAGTATTCTTGGAAGTCTGCTGGGCACCCAACAATGTGGAAAAGGATTGCTGATGGCAAAAACGATTCACTTAAACTGTATACGCCATGTGAATGCCAGTCTATGTGTGGAAAGGAATGTTCTTGTATGAGTAATGGAACCTGCTGTGAAAAATACTGTGG GTGCTCAAAGAGTTGCAAAAATAGGTTCAGGGGATGTCACTGTGCAAAGAGTCAGTGTAGAAGTCGGCAGTGCCCATGCTTTGCTGCTGGGCGCGAATGTGACCCGGATGTCTGTCGTCATTGTTGGATTAG TTGTGGGGATGGTTCACTAGGCGAGCCACCGAAACAGGGAGATAGTCAGTGTGGTAACATGAGGCTTCTTCTAAGACAACAACAGAGG attctCCTGGGCAAGTCTGATGTTGCTGGTTGGGGAGCCTTCTTAAAG AACCCCGTAAACAAGAATGATTATCTTGGAGAATATACTGGTGAAATCATCTCGCATCAGGAAGCAGACAAGCGGGGGAAGATTTATGATCGTGTAAACTCATCATTCCTTTTCGACTTGAATGAACAG TATGTCCTAGATGCTTACCGAAAGGGAGACAAgcttaaatttgcaaaccaCTCATCAAATCCTAACTGCCATGCAAAG GTAATGCTGGTTGCGGGTGATCATCGAGTTGGCATATTTGCCAAGGAGCATATTGATGCCGGTGAGGAGCTCTTCTACGATTATTGTTATCTATCAGAGGCAGCACCTGTATGGGCTCAAAAACCGGAGGGTTCTAAGAGGGACGATTCATCTGTCTCCCGAGGCAGAGCGAAAAAGCACCAAGCCCTTTGA
- the LOC103432626 gene encoding histone-lysine N-methyltransferase EZA1 isoform X2: MHQLKLQIQAERVISVKEKVKKNREKVEGYVSKIISETSRANLNASSSEQNGSFKLFSSRIEQPLCKISGFAQGYGEKNWIENQEVLFSSSTKLPLVDKIPPYTTWIFLDRNQRMAEDQSVVGRRRIYYDEDGSEALVYSGSDDEAEEPEKVKHEFSAGEDRILLMAFQEHGLGEEVVEVVREFIGVPILEILDRYNTIKERNREKREPDGCISLDKSLSAALDSFDNLFCRRCLVFDCRLHGCSQPLIYPSEKSQWSGHDENQEPCSDQCYLRLSIVTSERESAPGSSISAERPSSHGYTDLTHNERSIPGDAETTTSETIQCSHILKMHNENTGKRKVMKHTDKVAKDLTIVPDDFHGSSKKQKRLDALDLVTATSEPIPVRVHISRGEPRDVAEVPELRQTSNSTRGQVEGMCSSSEWKPVEKDLYMKGLQIFGRNSCLIARNLLSGLRTCKEVSSYMHNSGSSMPNRSVVEPSSFMEDNVKADLDQTEQEMSSKPRLLRRRGKARRLKYSWKSAGHPTMWKRIADGKNDSLKLYTPCECQSMCGKECSCMSNGTCCEKYCGCSKSCKNRFRGCHCAKSQCRSRQCPCFAAGRECDPDVCRHCWISCGDGSLGEPPKQGDSQCGNMRLLLRQQQRILLGKSDVAGWGAFLKNPVNKNDYLGEYTGEIISHQEADKRGKIYDRVNSSFLFDLNEQYVLDAYRKGDKLKFANHSSNPNCHAKVMLVAGDHRVGIFAKEHIDAGEELFYDYCYLSEAAPVWAQKPEGSKRDDSSVSRGRAKKHQAL, from the exons ATGCACCAGCTCAAGTTGCAAATTCAAGCAGAGAGGGTGATATCAGTAAAA GAAAAAGTTAAGAAGAACAGGGAGAAGGTAGAAGGTTATGTTTCGAAAATTATATCGGAGACATCAAGAGCGAATTTGAATGCTTCGTCATCAGAGCAAAATGGGAGCTTTAAATTGTTTTCTTCAAGAATTGAACAGCCTCTCTGCAAAATCAGTGGATTTGCGCAGGGATATGGTGAGAAAAACTGGATTGAGAATCAAGAGGTGTTATTCTCATCCAGTACCAAGCTCCCACTTGTTGACAAGATACCGCCTTATACAACTTGGATCTTCTTGGACAG AAATCAAAGAATGGCTGAAGACCAATCAGTAGTTGGGAGGAGGCGTATTTACTACGATGAAGATGGCAGTGAAGCTCTTGTCTACAGTGGCAGTGATGATGAGGCAGAAGAACCCGAAAAAGTAAAACATGAATTTTCTGCGGGCGAAGATCGAATTCTGTT GATGGCCTTTCAGGAGCATGGCCTAGGCgaggaagtagtggaagttgtGAGGGAGTTTATTGGAGTCCCCATTTTGGAAATCCTG GACCGTTATAACACAATCAAGGAAAGGAACCGCGAGAAACGTGAACCCGATGGGTGCATTTCTCTTGATAAGAGTCTTAGTGCTGCCTTAGATTCTTTCGATAACCTTTTCTGTCGCCGTTGCTTG GTGTTTGATTGTCGTTTGCATGGATGTTCTCAACCTTTAATATATCCT AGTGAAAAGTCGCAGTGGTCCGGTCATGACGAGAACCAGGAACCTTGCAGTGATCAATGTTACCTCAGG TTGAGTATAGTAACATCTGAGAGAGAAAGTGCTCCAGGATCATCCATTAGTGCCGAGCGACCAAGTTCTCATGGCTATACAGACCTCACACACAACGAAAGAAGCATTCCTGGAGATGCTGAGACTACAACTTCAGAAACCATTCAGTGTTCTCATATCCTGAAGATGCACAATGAAAATACAGGGAAGCGCAAGGTCATGAAGCATACAGATAAAGTGGCAAAGGACCTAACTATAGTACCTGATGATTTCCACGGTTCTTCTAAGAAACAAAAGAGATTGGATGCTTTGGATTTGGTAACTGCAACTAGTGAACCTATCCCTGTTCGGGTTCACATTTCCAGAGGTGAACCAAGAGATGTAGCCGAAGTGCCCGAACTGAGGCAAACATCCAATTCTACACGTGGACAAGTTGAGGGGATGTGTAGCAGCTCTGAGTGGAAACCAGTGGAGAAAGATTTATACATGAAGGGACTACAGATATTTGGGAGAAACAG TTGCCTCATAGCGAGGAACTTACTCTCCGGATTGAGGACGTGTAAGGAAGTGTCTAGTTACATGCATAATTCTGGATCTTCAATGCCTAACAGATCTGTGGTTGAACCATCGTCATTTATGGAAGACAATGTGAAAGCTGATTTGGATCAGACA GAACAAGAGATGTCGTCAAAGCCACGGTTACTTCGTAGAAGGGGAAAAGCACGGAGGCTGAAGTATTCTTGGAAGTCTGCTGGGCACCCAACAATGTGGAAAAGGATTGCTGATGGCAAAAACGATTCACTTAAACTGTATACGCCATGTGAATGCCAGTCTATGTGTGGAAAGGAATGTTCTTGTATGAGTAATGGAACCTGCTGTGAAAAATACTGTGG GTGCTCAAAGAGTTGCAAAAATAGGTTCAGGGGATGTCACTGTGCAAAGAGTCAGTGTAGAAGTCGGCAGTGCCCATGCTTTGCTGCTGGGCGCGAATGTGACCCGGATGTCTGTCGTCATTGTTGGATTAG TTGTGGGGATGGTTCACTAGGCGAGCCACCGAAACAGGGAGATAGTCAGTGTGGTAACATGAGGCTTCTTCTAAGACAACAACAGAGG attctCCTGGGCAAGTCTGATGTTGCTGGTTGGGGAGCCTTCTTAAAG AACCCCGTAAACAAGAATGATTATCTTGGAGAATATACTGGTGAAATCATCTCGCATCAGGAAGCAGACAAGCGGGGGAAGATTTATGATCGTGTAAACTCATCATTCCTTTTCGACTTGAATGAACAG TATGTCCTAGATGCTTACCGAAAGGGAGACAAgcttaaatttgcaaaccaCTCATCAAATCCTAACTGCCATGCAAAG GTAATGCTGGTTGCGGGTGATCATCGAGTTGGCATATTTGCCAAGGAGCATATTGATGCCGGTGAGGAGCTCTTCTACGATTATTGTTATCTATCAGAGGCAGCACCTGTATGGGCTCAAAAACCGGAGGGTTCTAAGAGGGACGATTCATCTGTCTCCCGAGGCAGAGCGAAAAAGCACCAAGCCCTTTGA
- the LOC103432626 gene encoding histone-lysine N-methyltransferase EZA1 isoform X3 — protein MAEDQSVVGRRRIYYDEDGSEALVYSGSDDEAEEPEKVKHEFSAGEDRILLMAFQEHGLGEEVVEVVREFIGVPILEILDRYNTIKERNREKREPDGCISLDKSLSAALDSFDNLFCRRCLVFDCRLHGCSQPLIYPSEKSQWSGHDENQEPCSDQCYLRLSIVTSERESAPGSSISAERPSSHGYTDLTHNERSIPGDAETTTSETIQCSHILKMHNENTGKRKVMKHTDKVAKDLTIVPDDFHGSSKKQKRLDALDLVTATSEPIPVRVHISRGEPRDVAEVPELRQTSNSTRGQVEGMCSSSEWKPVEKDLYMKGLQIFGRNSCLIARNLLSGLRTCKEVSSYMHNSGSSMPNRSVVEPSSFMEDNVKADLDQTEQEMSSKPRLLRRRGKARRLKYSWKSAGHPTMWKRIADGKNDSLKLYTPCECQSMCGKECSCMSNGTCCEKYCGCSKSCKNRFRGCHCAKSQCRSRQCPCFAAGRECDPDVCRHCWISCGDGSLGEPPKQGDSQCGNMRLLLRQQQRILLGKSDVAGWGAFLKNPVNKNDYLGEYTGEIISHQEADKRGKIYDRVNSSFLFDLNEQYVLDAYRKGDKLKFANHSSNPNCHAKVMLVAGDHRVGIFAKEHIDAGEELFYDYCYLSEAAPVWAQKPEGSKRDDSSVSRGRAKKHQAL, from the exons ATGGCTGAAGACCAATCAGTAGTTGGGAGGAGGCGTATTTACTACGATGAAGATGGCAGTGAAGCTCTTGTCTACAGTGGCAGTGATGATGAGGCAGAAGAACCCGAAAAAGTAAAACATGAATTTTCTGCGGGCGAAGATCGAATTCTGTT GATGGCCTTTCAGGAGCATGGCCTAGGCgaggaagtagtggaagttgtGAGGGAGTTTATTGGAGTCCCCATTTTGGAAATCCTG GACCGTTATAACACAATCAAGGAAAGGAACCGCGAGAAACGTGAACCCGATGGGTGCATTTCTCTTGATAAGAGTCTTAGTGCTGCCTTAGATTCTTTCGATAACCTTTTCTGTCGCCGTTGCTTG GTGTTTGATTGTCGTTTGCATGGATGTTCTCAACCTTTAATATATCCT AGTGAAAAGTCGCAGTGGTCCGGTCATGACGAGAACCAGGAACCTTGCAGTGATCAATGTTACCTCAGG TTGAGTATAGTAACATCTGAGAGAGAAAGTGCTCCAGGATCATCCATTAGTGCCGAGCGACCAAGTTCTCATGGCTATACAGACCTCACACACAACGAAAGAAGCATTCCTGGAGATGCTGAGACTACAACTTCAGAAACCATTCAGTGTTCTCATATCCTGAAGATGCACAATGAAAATACAGGGAAGCGCAAGGTCATGAAGCATACAGATAAAGTGGCAAAGGACCTAACTATAGTACCTGATGATTTCCACGGTTCTTCTAAGAAACAAAAGAGATTGGATGCTTTGGATTTGGTAACTGCAACTAGTGAACCTATCCCTGTTCGGGTTCACATTTCCAGAGGTGAACCAAGAGATGTAGCCGAAGTGCCCGAACTGAGGCAAACATCCAATTCTACACGTGGACAAGTTGAGGGGATGTGTAGCAGCTCTGAGTGGAAACCAGTGGAGAAAGATTTATACATGAAGGGACTACAGATATTTGGGAGAAACAG TTGCCTCATAGCGAGGAACTTACTCTCCGGATTGAGGACGTGTAAGGAAGTGTCTAGTTACATGCATAATTCTGGATCTTCAATGCCTAACAGATCTGTGGTTGAACCATCGTCATTTATGGAAGACAATGTGAAAGCTGATTTGGATCAGACA GAACAAGAGATGTCGTCAAAGCCACGGTTACTTCGTAGAAGGGGAAAAGCACGGAGGCTGAAGTATTCTTGGAAGTCTGCTGGGCACCCAACAATGTGGAAAAGGATTGCTGATGGCAAAAACGATTCACTTAAACTGTATACGCCATGTGAATGCCAGTCTATGTGTGGAAAGGAATGTTCTTGTATGAGTAATGGAACCTGCTGTGAAAAATACTGTGG GTGCTCAAAGAGTTGCAAAAATAGGTTCAGGGGATGTCACTGTGCAAAGAGTCAGTGTAGAAGTCGGCAGTGCCCATGCTTTGCTGCTGGGCGCGAATGTGACCCGGATGTCTGTCGTCATTGTTGGATTAG TTGTGGGGATGGTTCACTAGGCGAGCCACCGAAACAGGGAGATAGTCAGTGTGGTAACATGAGGCTTCTTCTAAGACAACAACAGAGG attctCCTGGGCAAGTCTGATGTTGCTGGTTGGGGAGCCTTCTTAAAG AACCCCGTAAACAAGAATGATTATCTTGGAGAATATACTGGTGAAATCATCTCGCATCAGGAAGCAGACAAGCGGGGGAAGATTTATGATCGTGTAAACTCATCATTCCTTTTCGACTTGAATGAACAG TATGTCCTAGATGCTTACCGAAAGGGAGACAAgcttaaatttgcaaaccaCTCATCAAATCCTAACTGCCATGCAAAG GTAATGCTGGTTGCGGGTGATCATCGAGTTGGCATATTTGCCAAGGAGCATATTGATGCCGGTGAGGAGCTCTTCTACGATTATTGTTATCTATCAGAGGCAGCACCTGTATGGGCTCAAAAACCGGAGGGTTCTAAGAGGGACGATTCATCTGTCTCCCGAGGCAGAGCGAAAAAGCACCAAGCCCTTTGA